The following proteins are co-located in the Gammaproteobacteria bacterium genome:
- a CDS encoding sarcosine oxidase subunit gamma: protein MRRYPVATPFRHGSCRRSFTTPREGASMSEAGHARFGPEPLPASAESAPSARVAISLRSDRGFLNLRLNPRDGQAVEAAERILGQSMPQAANTFTNDGHEVYWLGPDEWLIATVAERAAALGGELAEALSGFHAAVNDVSGGFVELLVRGADARTVLAKGCTLDLHPREFAPGQCVQTGLGRAAVLLAAGDPSTCTIVVRRSFSDYVRRWLENAARPHRACISAL, encoded by the coding sequence ATGCGGCGCTATCCGGTCGCGACCCCCTTCCGGCACGGATCGTGTCGCCGGTCTTTTACGACCCCAAGGGAAGGCGCCAGCATGTCTGAAGCCGGCCACGCCCGCTTCGGCCCCGAGCCCCTGCCCGCCTCGGCGGAATCCGCACCGAGTGCGCGTGTCGCCATTAGCCTCCGGTCCGACCGCGGATTCCTCAATCTCCGGCTGAATCCACGCGACGGGCAGGCCGTTGAGGCCGCCGAGCGCATCCTCGGCCAATCCATGCCGCAGGCCGCGAATACATTCACGAACGACGGGCACGAGGTCTACTGGCTGGGGCCGGACGAGTGGCTGATCGCGACCGTCGCGGAGCGCGCCGCCGCTCTGGGCGGCGAACTCGCGGAAGCGCTCAGCGGTTTCCACGCCGCGGTCAACGATGTGAGCGGGGGGTTCGTCGAGCTGCTTGTGCGCGGCGCGGATGCGCGCACCGTGCTGGCCAAAGGCTGCACCCTCGATCTGCATCCGAGGGAGTTCGCCCCGGGCCAATGTGTGCAGACAGGCCTGGGCAGGGCGGCTGTCCTGCTGGCCGCCGGTGACCCGTCAACCTGCACGATCGTCGTTCGCCGAAGCTTCTCCGACTACGTGCGCCGCTGGCTGGAGAATGCCGCGCGCCCCCACCGCGCCTGTATCTCGGCACTGTAA
- a CDS encoding sarcosine oxidase subunit alpha family protein — translation MAALQPNRLPHGGRIDRSRPLAFSFDGRACEGFAGDTLASALIAGGVSLVGRSFKLRRPRGIVGSGAEEPNAIMQIGQGAAAQPNLPATQVELRGGLSARSTRGWPGVRFDIGAVNDSFGRVLGAGFYYKTFMWPRSWWKHYEHAIRKSAGFGQAPEGPDPDRYEHMNAHCDVLVAGGGPAGLMAALAAAKSGARVILADEQNEFGGSLLASAASIDGVPAAEWAASVVAELEGLDDCVLLPSSTVFGYHDHNFLTIAERCAVHPGSSNGGDVRERLWRVRARQVVLAQGSLERPLVFCNNDRPGVMLASAVSTYVERYAVLPGRRAVVFTNNDSAYRAAISLAGAGAEVAAIVDSRPGGAGELRVRAQHLGIPVLAGHVVSDVAGRNRVTGAGIARWSGDSWSNVRSAIRMDCDLVAVSGGWSPAVHLHSQAGGRLAWDESRLCFLPAEARQAHVSAGAGNGKWSLGECLAEGLHAGAEAVSKLGLKPAGVRTPHTAGGAGENPIEPLWRVPAARDADRCPRQFIDFQNDTTVADIRLAAREGYRNVEHVKRYTALGFGTDQGKLGNINGMAVLADILGKPIPEVGTTTFRPAYTPVSFGVCAGESVGDLYDPVRTTAIHEWHEAAGAPMETVGQWHRPWYFPRDGEDLHAAVARECLAVRKSLGVMDASTLGKIDACGPDVVEFLERIYTHNVGRMKVGRCAYGVIPGEDGMLMDDGVMARTGEQRFYLTTTTGGAVAVLDWMEKWLQTEWPELEVYLTSLTDHYSTIAAAGPNSRSLLEKLGCDMPLDKESFPFMTTKPAVLAGMPVTLFRVSFSGELAFEINIDSNNALAMWRKIMAAGAKFDVTPYGTEAMHVLRAEKGFIIAGQDTDGSVTPVDVGMNWLLSKEKDFLGKRSLQRPDSLREDRKQWVGLLSQDGRTVLPEGTQLIDDTGKPAAMCGHVTSSYFSACLGHPIALALVAGGRQRKGETIYAALSGRDPLPARIVSPVFYDPKGRRQHV, via the coding sequence ATGGCCGCCTTGCAGCCGAATCGTTTGCCGCACGGCGGGCGGATTGACCGTTCGCGTCCCCTGGCATTCTCCTTTGACGGCAGGGCCTGCGAGGGCTTTGCCGGAGACACGCTGGCATCCGCGCTGATTGCCGGCGGCGTCTCCCTGGTGGGACGAAGCTTCAAGTTGCGGCGTCCGCGCGGAATTGTCGGCAGCGGCGCGGAGGAACCGAACGCGATCATGCAGATCGGCCAAGGCGCCGCGGCGCAGCCCAACCTGCCGGCGACGCAGGTCGAACTCCGCGGGGGACTGAGCGCGCGCTCCACCAGAGGCTGGCCGGGGGTCCGCTTCGATATCGGCGCGGTCAATGATTCGTTCGGCCGGGTGCTGGGCGCCGGCTTCTACTACAAGACCTTCATGTGGCCGCGCTCCTGGTGGAAGCACTACGAGCACGCGATCCGCAAGTCGGCGGGCTTCGGCCAGGCACCGGAAGGGCCCGATCCCGACCGCTACGAGCACATGAACGCGCACTGCGACGTGCTGGTGGCCGGCGGCGGGCCGGCCGGCCTCATGGCGGCGCTGGCGGCGGCGAAGTCCGGCGCGCGGGTGATTCTCGCCGACGAGCAGAACGAATTCGGCGGCAGTCTGCTCGCGTCCGCCGCGAGCATCGACGGGGTCCCGGCCGCCGAGTGGGCCGCCTCCGTGGTTGCGGAACTGGAAGGGCTGGACGACTGCGTCCTGCTGCCCTCAAGCACGGTTTTCGGTTACCACGATCACAACTTCCTGACGATTGCCGAGCGTTGCGCCGTCCATCCCGGCAGCTCGAACGGCGGAGACGTCCGGGAGCGGCTCTGGCGGGTCCGGGCCAGGCAGGTGGTGCTGGCGCAGGGCAGCCTTGAGCGGCCGCTGGTGTTCTGCAACAACGACCGTCCCGGCGTGATGCTGGCGTCGGCGGTCTCGACCTACGTCGAGCGGTACGCGGTGCTGCCGGGCCGCCGCGCGGTGGTCTTCACCAACAACGATTCGGCCTACCGCGCGGCGATCAGTCTGGCCGGCGCCGGCGCCGAGGTCGCCGCCATCGTGGACAGCCGTCCAGGAGGCGCCGGGGAACTGCGCGTGCGGGCGCAGCACCTGGGGATTCCGGTGCTGGCGGGGCACGTCGTGAGCGATGTGGCCGGCCGGAACCGCGTCACGGGCGCCGGCATCGCGCGGTGGAGCGGCGACAGTTGGAGCAACGTCAGGAGCGCAATCCGCATGGACTGCGACCTGGTGGCAGTGTCCGGCGGCTGGAGCCCCGCGGTGCACCTGCACTCGCAGGCGGGCGGGCGGCTTGCCTGGGACGAATCCAGGCTTTGTTTCCTGCCCGCGGAAGCGCGCCAGGCCCATGTTTCCGCCGGCGCGGGCAACGGCAAATGGTCCCTGGGCGAATGTCTGGCCGAGGGGCTGCACGCTGGCGCTGAAGCCGTGTCGAAGCTGGGGCTGAAACCGGCGGGCGTCAGGACACCGCACACGGCCGGCGGCGCCGGCGAAAACCCGATCGAGCCCTTGTGGCGGGTACCGGCTGCCAGGGACGCGGATCGCTGTCCCAGGCAGTTCATCGACTTCCAGAACGACACCACTGTCGCCGACATCCGCCTGGCCGCCCGCGAGGGCTATCGCAACGTGGAGCACGTCAAGAGATACACAGCGCTCGGTTTCGGCACCGACCAGGGCAAGCTCGGCAACATCAACGGCATGGCGGTGCTCGCAGACATTCTGGGCAAGCCGATACCCGAGGTCGGGACGACCACGTTCCGGCCGGCCTACACGCCGGTGAGTTTCGGCGTTTGCGCCGGCGAAAGCGTCGGCGATCTCTATGATCCGGTTCGCACGACCGCGATTCACGAATGGCATGAAGCGGCGGGCGCGCCCATGGAGACCGTCGGCCAGTGGCACCGGCCCTGGTACTTTCCGCGGGACGGCGAAGACCTGCACGCCGCGGTGGCGCGCGAATGCCTGGCGGTGCGCAAGTCGCTGGGCGTCATGGACGCCTCCACCCTGGGCAAGATCGATGCCTGCGGACCCGATGTGGTCGAATTCCTCGAGCGCATCTACACCCACAACGTCGGCCGGATGAAGGTCGGGCGTTGCGCCTACGGCGTCATTCCGGGCGAGGACGGCATGCTCATGGACGACGGAGTGATGGCGCGAACCGGCGAACAACGGTTTTACCTGACCACGACGACCGGCGGCGCGGTGGCGGTGCTGGACTGGATGGAAAAGTGGCTGCAGACCGAGTGGCCGGAGCTTGAGGTTTACCTGACGTCGCTCACCGATCATTATTCGACGATCGCGGCGGCCGGCCCCAACAGCCGCAGCCTGCTGGAAAAGCTGGGCTGCGATATGCCGCTGGACAAGGAAAGTTTTCCTTTCATGACGACGAAGCCGGCGGTCCTGGCGGGCATGCCCGTGACGCTGTTCCGGGTGAGCTTTTCCGGCGAACTGGCGTTCGAGATCAACATCGACAGCAACAACGCGCTGGCCATGTGGCGAAAGATCATGGCGGCCGGCGCCAAATTCGATGTCACTCCGTACGGAACGGAAGCCATGCATGTGCTCCGCGCCGAGAAGGGGTTCATCATCGCGGGCCAGGACACCGACGGCTCGGTGACGCCCGTGGATGTCGGCATGAACTGGCTGCTGTCAAAGGAAAAGGACTTTCTCGGCAAGCGTTCGCTTCAGCGTCCCGACAGCCTGCGCGAAGACCGCAAGCAATGGGTGGGCCTGCTGTCGCAAGACGGCCGGACCGTGCTCCCTGAAGGCACGCAGCTCATCGACGATACCGGCAAGCCCGCAGCAATGTGCGGTCATGTCACGTCCAGCTACTTCAGCGCCTGCCTGGGCCACCCGATCGCGCTGGCGCTGGTGGCCGGCGGGCGGCAGCGCAAGGGCGAAACCATCTATGCGGCGCTATCCGGTCGCGACCCCCTTCCGGCACGGATCGTGTCGCCGGTCTTTTACGACCCCAAGGGAAGGCGCCAGCATGTCTGA
- a CDS encoding sarcosine oxidase subunit delta: protein MLLIECPWCGPRAETEFSYGGEAGIERPTDPYALSDEEWADYLFFRRNPRGAHRELWNHAQGCRRWFGVERDTVSYRIEKSYRLSGAGSGRPAAAHIEASEEKRR, encoded by the coding sequence GTGCTGCTGATCGAGTGTCCATGGTGCGGCCCCCGGGCCGAGACCGAGTTCAGCTACGGCGGGGAAGCCGGCATCGAGCGCCCCACCGACCCCTATGCGCTGAGCGACGAGGAATGGGCCGATTACCTGTTTTTCCGCCGCAACCCGCGCGGCGCACACCGCGAGTTGTGGAATCACGCGCAGGGCTGCCGGCGGTGGTTTGGTGTCGAGCGCGACACGGTCAGCTACCGCATCGAGAAGAGCTACAGATTGAGCGGCGCCGGCAGCGGCCGGCCGGCCGCTGCCCATATTGAAGCCAGCGAAGAGAAGCGCCGCTGA
- a CDS encoding sarcosine oxidase subunit beta family protein: MKRYSALGLLRNALDYNRNWPAAWRSPEPKKSYDAIIVGGGGHGLATAYYLARDHGLRNVAVLEKNWIGGGNTGRNTSIVRSNYLWTEASLLYEKSLQLWEGLSRDLNYNVMFSQRGVYNLGHSLQDMRDIERRVHANRLNGIDAEVVGPAEVKKAIPCINTSPGARYPILGASLQRRGGVARHDAVAWGFARAADALGVDIIEQCEVTGIEVRAGRAVGVATTRGAIAADRIGVVVAGNAGVLAGMAGLRLPIESHPLQAFVSEPIRPVLDTVVMSGAVHGYISQSDKGELVIGAGIDAYNGYGQRGSFPVIEHAMQAIVELFPAFSRVRMLRLWGGIVDICPDACPIVSKTPVGGLYFNCGWGTGGFKATPGSGWVFAHTLAHDRPHELNAPFSLDRFASGALIDEHGAAAVAH, encoded by the coding sequence ATGAAGCGATATTCGGCGCTGGGCCTGCTGCGCAATGCGCTTGACTACAACCGGAACTGGCCGGCCGCCTGGCGCAGTCCAGAGCCGAAGAAGAGCTATGACGCGATCATCGTGGGCGGCGGCGGGCACGGTCTGGCGACCGCCTACTACCTGGCCAGGGACCACGGCCTCCGGAACGTCGCGGTGCTCGAGAAGAACTGGATAGGCGGAGGCAACACCGGGCGCAACACCTCCATCGTGCGCTCCAACTACCTCTGGACCGAGGCGTCGCTGCTGTACGAGAAATCGCTGCAACTCTGGGAAGGGCTGAGCCGGGACCTGAACTACAACGTCATGTTCAGCCAGCGCGGCGTCTACAACCTCGGCCACTCGCTGCAGGACATGCGGGACATCGAACGGCGCGTCCATGCGAACCGGCTCAACGGGATCGACGCCGAGGTGGTCGGCCCGGCCGAGGTAAAGAAGGCGATTCCCTGCATCAATACCTCGCCCGGCGCGCGCTACCCGATACTCGGCGCATCGCTGCAGCGCCGTGGCGGGGTTGCGCGCCACGATGCCGTCGCCTGGGGCTTCGCGCGGGCGGCCGACGCGCTCGGCGTGGACATCATCGAACAGTGCGAGGTCACCGGCATCGAGGTCCGGGCCGGCAGGGCCGTGGGCGTCGCGACCACGCGCGGCGCGATCGCGGCCGATCGCATCGGCGTGGTGGTGGCCGGAAACGCCGGCGTGCTGGCGGGAATGGCCGGCCTGCGCCTGCCGATCGAAAGCCACCCTCTGCAGGCCTTCGTTTCCGAGCCCATCAGGCCGGTCCTGGACACCGTGGTCATGTCCGGCGCGGTGCATGGTTACATCAGCCAGTCCGACAAGGGCGAGCTGGTGATCGGCGCCGGCATCGACGCCTACAACGGCTACGGCCAGCGTGGCAGCTTCCCGGTGATCGAGCATGCGATGCAGGCGATCGTCGAACTGTTCCCGGCATTCAGCCGCGTGCGCATGCTCAGGCTGTGGGGCGGCATCGTCGACATCTGCCCGGACGCCTGTCCGATCGTGTCGAAGACGCCGGTCGGGGGCCTGTACTTCAACTGCGGCTGGGGCACCGGCGGATTCAAGGCGACGCCGGGCTCCGGGTGGGTGTTCGCGCACACGCTGGCCCATGACCGGCCCCACGAACTCAACGCGCCCTTCAGCCTGGACCGGTTCGCCTCGGGCGCGCTGATCGATGAACACGGCGCCGCGGCGGTGGCGCACTAG
- a CDS encoding FAD-dependent oxidoreductase: protein MKSRAKVVVIGGGVVGCAALYHLARKGWGEDVVLVEKGELTSGSTWHAAGLLPLFNMSYSVGQVHKYSVKLYRQLEEETGQQVGFNQVGNLRLAMNDDRMDEYCQYAATAKTIGVDVRFLTPAEIKALWPLCNIDGLVGGIFHPEDGYIQPADLTQALARGARARGAAIYRKTAVVGITRATSGAWVVHTDKGDITCDHVVSATGNYARQTGEMVGLDIPVMPVEHQYIVTEPHPDLEKRKREGLPELGVLRESDGSWYLREENSGFILGPYEKDAPCCYVDGPDPQAEYELFQEDIDRLMPHIEAAMNRVPAFAEVGIKKVYNGAIAYTPDGNPIIGPAWGIENFWLSEGHSFGITAAGGAGWQLAEWIVEGEPTIDMLGVEPRRFGEYATRDYLVEKTEEAYAHVFIIHYPDEERPAARPLRTAPCYERMKARGAVFGQKFGWERPNFFATRGLPQEDDWSFRRSRWFEAVRREVDNVTRNVGLLDMTAFAKCRISGPGAEDFLNRLVANRVPQQAGRLCLAHALNRNGGVHSEFTIRREAGDSFYLVSAGAFQRLDHDYLRKYMPRDGSVTFTPLTGATGVLVVAGPNARKLLSRVTRADLSNEAFRWLTARDIVVGSAPVNAMRLNFVGELGWELHHPMEYQNHIFDALFEAGEDLGLAPFGIRAMDSMRMEKSYRLVGTELSIEYSAFESALDRFVKPDKGDFLGRDRLLSGSRNGLRQVLATLEVHEVEDADALGNNALLKDGETVGRATSGNYGFRVGKSLALGMLPPELAVPGVEVEIEVLDRTLPATVIAESPFDPANERLRDVNGANG from the coding sequence ATGAAATCGCGTGCGAAAGTTGTCGTGATCGGAGGCGGCGTCGTCGGATGCGCCGCGCTGTATCACCTGGCCAGGAAGGGCTGGGGCGAGGATGTGGTGCTGGTGGAGAAGGGCGAGCTGACATCCGGCTCGACCTGGCACGCCGCGGGTCTGCTGCCGTTGTTCAACATGAGCTATTCCGTGGGCCAGGTACACAAGTACTCGGTCAAGCTCTACCGGCAGCTCGAGGAAGAGACCGGGCAGCAGGTCGGGTTCAACCAGGTCGGCAACCTGCGGCTGGCCATGAACGACGACCGCATGGACGAGTACTGTCAGTACGCGGCGACGGCAAAGACCATAGGGGTCGACGTGCGGTTCCTGACGCCGGCGGAGATCAAGGCGCTCTGGCCCCTGTGCAATATCGACGGACTGGTCGGCGGCATCTTCCACCCGGAGGATGGCTACATCCAGCCCGCCGACCTGACCCAGGCGCTGGCAAGGGGGGCGCGCGCCCGCGGCGCCGCGATCTACCGCAAGACCGCGGTGGTCGGGATCACCCGGGCGACCTCCGGCGCCTGGGTAGTGCATACCGACAAGGGCGACATCACCTGCGATCACGTGGTCTCCGCGACCGGGAATTACGCCCGCCAGACCGGCGAGATGGTGGGACTCGACATCCCCGTGATGCCGGTGGAGCACCAGTACATCGTCACCGAACCGCATCCCGACCTCGAGAAGCGCAAGCGCGAGGGCCTGCCCGAACTCGGCGTGCTGCGCGAATCGGACGGATCGTGGTACCTGCGCGAGGAAAACAGCGGTTTCATCCTCGGTCCCTACGAAAAGGACGCGCCCTGCTGTTATGTGGACGGCCCGGACCCGCAGGCCGAATACGAGCTGTTCCAGGAAGACATCGACCGCCTCATGCCGCACATCGAGGCCGCGATGAACCGGGTGCCCGCGTTCGCCGAAGTGGGTATCAAGAAGGTCTACAACGGCGCCATCGCCTACACGCCGGACGGCAACCCGATCATCGGGCCGGCCTGGGGCATCGAGAATTTCTGGCTGTCCGAAGGGCACAGTTTCGGCATCACGGCGGCGGGCGGCGCCGGGTGGCAACTGGCCGAGTGGATCGTCGAGGGCGAGCCGACCATCGACATGCTGGGCGTCGAGCCGCGCCGCTTCGGCGAGTACGCCACCAGGGACTACCTGGTCGAGAAAACCGAGGAAGCGTACGCGCACGTATTCATCATCCATTACCCGGACGAGGAGCGGCCGGCCGCGCGTCCGTTGCGCACCGCGCCCTGCTACGAACGAATGAAGGCGCGCGGCGCGGTGTTCGGACAGAAATTCGGCTGGGAGCGGCCGAATTTCTTCGCCACCCGCGGCCTGCCCCAGGAAGACGACTGGTCGTTCCGCCGCTCGCGCTGGTTCGAAGCCGTGCGCAGGGAAGTCGACAACGTTACCCGCAACGTCGGCCTGCTGGACATGACGGCGTTCGCCAAGTGCCGTATATCCGGCCCCGGCGCGGAAGATTTCCTCAACCGCCTGGTCGCCAACCGCGTGCCGCAGCAGGCCGGGCGCCTGTGCCTGGCGCACGCGCTGAACCGCAACGGCGGCGTGCATTCCGAGTTCACGATCCGGCGCGAAGCCGGCGATTCCTTCTACCTGGTGTCGGCAGGGGCCTTTCAGCGGCTGGACCATGACTACCTGCGCAAGTACATGCCGCGCGACGGGTCGGTTACGTTCACTCCGCTGACCGGCGCTACCGGAGTGCTGGTGGTGGCTGGCCCGAATGCCAGGAAGCTGCTGTCGCGGGTGACGCGCGCCGACCTGTCCAACGAGGCGTTCCGCTGGCTGACCGCCCGCGATATCGTCGTGGGTTCGGCGCCGGTCAACGCCATGCGCCTCAATTTCGTGGGCGAGCTCGGATGGGAACTGCACCACCCCATGGAGTACCAGAACCACATCTTCGATGCGCTGTTCGAGGCCGGCGAGGACCTGGGGCTGGCGCCGTTCGGCATTCGCGCCATGGACTCCATGCGGATGGAGAAGTCCTACCGGCTGGTGGGCACGGAACTTTCGATCGAGTATTCCGCTTTCGAGTCCGCGCTGGACCGTTTCGTCAAGCCCGACAAGGGCGACTTTCTCGGGCGCGACCGGCTATTGTCGGGAAGCCGGAACGGACTCAGGCAGGTGCTGGCCACGCTCGAGGTGCACGAGGTCGAAGACGCCGACGCGCTGGGCAACAACGCGCTGCTCAAGGACGGCGAAACCGTCGGCCGCGCCACCAGCGGGAATTACGGCTTCCGCGTGGGCAAGTCGCTGGCGCTGGGCATGCTGCCGCCCGAACTGGCGGTTCCGGGGGTCGAGGTCGAGATCGAGGTCCTCGACAGGACCCTCCCGGCGACGGTGATTGCGGAGAGCCCGTTCGATCCGGCCAATGAACGGCTGCGGGACGTGAACGGCGCCAACGGCTAG
- a CDS encoding HD domain-containing protein: MNRKVSFTAMDHGTREDYDLVEVQEARNAADVADRVLTWLRSMHGQSPYRISRLDHSLQTATRAERDGADDETVACALLHDIGEVISPRNHSEAAAALLAPYVSEKNHWIVRHHGLFQGYYWLQHYGRDRNARDRHRDHEHYEACVEFCARWDQVSFDPAYSTHHLEHYEPLVRELFARPKRTFL, from the coding sequence ATGAATCGCAAAGTCTCATTCACGGCGATGGATCACGGCACCCGCGAGGATTACGACCTGGTGGAGGTCCAGGAAGCACGCAACGCGGCTGACGTCGCCGATCGGGTGCTGACGTGGCTGCGCTCCATGCACGGGCAGTCGCCATACCGGATCAGCCGCCTGGATCACTCGTTGCAAACGGCGACAAGGGCGGAACGCGACGGCGCCGACGACGAAACCGTCGCCTGCGCGCTGCTGCACGACATCGGCGAGGTGATTTCGCCGCGCAATCACTCCGAGGCGGCCGCCGCGTTGCTCGCCCCCTACGTAAGCGAGAAGAACCACTGGATCGTCCGACACCACGGCCTGTTCCAGGGCTACTACTGGCTGCAGCACTACGGCCGCGACCGCAACGCCCGGGACCGCCATCGCGACCACGAACACTACGAGGCGTGCGTTGAATTCTGCGCCCGCTGGGACCAGGTCTCGTTCGATCCCGCGTACAGCACGCATCACCTCGAACACTACGAGCCGCTTGTGCGCGAGTTGTTCGCCCGACCGAAGCGGACATTTCTCTGA
- a CDS encoding DUF4445 domain-containing protein, which translates to MASKDARIVFTPSGRRGTFPHGTRLLDAARSIGVDVDSVCGGRGLCGRCRIVCMDGDFAKHAIKSRPAHLSAFNQTEARYSERRRELAKNHRLSCQAEIRGDLVIDVPPESQMHRQVVRKDAEHREIKLDPATRLYHVEVQRADLLEATGDLQRLCDALAWEWHLDDLVCDPVILPGLQPALRDGDWRVTAAVHRQSTVVAVWSGFKSSVHGVALDIGSTTIAAHLVNLTTGDVLATDGIMNPQIRFGEDLMSRVSYVMMHADGATELTQAVRQGVNDLIVSVCSQADVDAADIVELTIVGNPIMHHLFLGLDPRELGGAPFALAVDAALDLKARDIGIGIHPGANVYVLPCIAGHVGADAAGMVLAEEPHLLEEVSLVVDVGTNAEIVLGNRDRLLACSSPTGPAFEGAQISAGQRATPGAIERVRIDAGSLEPRYSVIGSEVWSDEPGFEEAAGASGVTGICGSGIIEVVAEMYLAGIINEDGVVDGSLAARSKRIVADGRTFSYLLYEGPRQILVTQNDVRQVQLAKAALYAGVRLLQDRADFDGIDRIRLAGAFGSHIDPKYAMVLGLIPDCDLDRVESAGNAAGMGALIALLHVPARPEIEATVRGIEKIETAVESRFQEYFVDAMTIPNKRDAFPRLFSVVDRPATGPRSAAGGRRRRKRARPAGGEP; encoded by the coding sequence TTGGCCAGCAAGGACGCCAGGATCGTGTTCACGCCCTCGGGGCGACGCGGCACGTTTCCGCACGGAACAAGGCTGCTGGACGCCGCCCGCAGCATCGGGGTCGACGTGGACTCGGTGTGCGGTGGCCGCGGGCTGTGCGGGCGCTGCCGTATCGTGTGCATGGACGGAGATTTCGCCAAGCACGCCATCAAGTCCCGCCCGGCGCACCTTTCGGCATTCAACCAGACCGAGGCGCGGTACAGCGAGCGTCGCCGGGAGCTTGCGAAAAACCATCGCCTGAGCTGCCAGGCGGAGATCCGGGGCGATCTCGTCATCGACGTGCCTCCCGAGAGCCAGATGCACCGCCAGGTGGTGCGCAAGGATGCGGAGCACCGCGAGATCAAGCTCGATCCGGCCACACGGCTCTATCACGTCGAAGTGCAGCGCGCCGATCTGCTGGAAGCGACCGGCGACCTGCAGCGCCTATGCGACGCCCTGGCCTGGGAATGGCACCTCGACGACCTGGTGTGCGATCCCGTCATCCTGCCGGGATTGCAGCCCGCGCTGCGGGACGGCGACTGGCGGGTCACCGCGGCCGTGCACCGGCAATCCACCGTCGTCGCCGTCTGGTCCGGCTTCAAGTCCAGCGTCCATGGCGTGGCGCTCGACATCGGTTCCACGACGATTGCCGCTCACCTCGTGAACCTGACAACCGGCGACGTGCTGGCAACCGACGGCATCATGAATCCGCAGATTCGCTTCGGCGAGGACCTGATGAGCCGGGTTTCCTACGTGATGATGCATGCGGATGGCGCCACCGAACTGACGCAGGCCGTTCGTCAGGGCGTGAACGACCTGATCGTTTCTGTTTGCAGCCAGGCCGACGTGGACGCAGCGGACATCGTCGAGCTGACGATCGTCGGCAATCCGATCATGCACCACCTGTTCCTGGGGCTGGATCCCCGCGAACTCGGCGGCGCCCCGTTTGCGCTGGCTGTCGATGCCGCGCTCGATCTGAAGGCCCGCGACATCGGCATCGGGATCCATCCAGGCGCCAATGTCTACGTGCTGCCGTGCATCGCCGGGCACGTGGGCGCCGACGCGGCCGGCATGGTGCTGGCCGAGGAGCCGCATCTGCTGGAGGAGGTCTCGCTGGTGGTGGACGTAGGCACCAACGCGGAAATCGTGCTCGGCAACCGCGACCGGCTGCTGGCATGCTCCAGTCCCACCGGCCCCGCCTTCGAGGGAGCGCAGATTTCCGCCGGCCAGCGCGCCACGCCCGGCGCCATCGAGCGCGTGCGCATCGATGCGGGGAGCCTTGAGCCACGTTACAGCGTCATCGGTTCGGAGGTCTGGTCGGACGAGCCGGGGTTCGAGGAAGCCGCGGGGGCGTCCGGAGTCACGGGCATCTGCGGATCCGGAATCATCGAGGTCGTCGCCGAGATGTACCTGGCCGGAATCATCAACGAGGACGGCGTCGTCGACGGCTCGCTGGCTGCCCGCAGCAAACGTATTGTCGCGGACGGGCGCACCTTCTCCTACCTGCTGTACGAAGGCCCGCGGCAAATACTCGTCACCCAGAATGACGTTCGCCAGGTACAACTCGCCAAGGCGGCGCTGTACGCAGGCGTGCGGTTGCTCCAGGATCGGGCGGACTTCGACGGGATCGACCGCATCCGGCTTGCCGGGGCGTTCGGCTCCCACATCGATCCGAAATACGCCATGGTCCTGGGGCTGATTCCCGACTGCGACCTCGACCGGGTCGAGTCGGCCGGCAACGCCGCGGGCATGGGGGCGCTGATCGCGTTGCTTCACGTACCCGCCCGTCCCGAGATCGAGGCCACGGTGCGCGGGATCGAGAAGATCGAGACGGCGGTGGAGTCGAGGTTCCAGGAGTACTTCGTGGACGCCATGACGATCCCGAACAAGCGGGACGCCTTTCCAAGACTTTTCTCGGTGGTCGACAGGCCGGCCACGGGGCCACGTTCCGCCGCCGGCGGAAGGCGCCGACGCAAGAGGGCCAGACCCGCGGGAGGCGAACCATGA